A region from the Thalassophryne amazonica chromosome 2, fThaAma1.1, whole genome shotgun sequence genome encodes:
- the LOC117504439 gene encoding interleukin-17F-like, with amino-acid sequence MKLLDIVFTGLICCNAFWAVSCASEAGDPPVPSGSSVCDSKLVFSSKDSSSSSSSRGNNDINRRSLSPWSWRTSTDKNRIPLTLWEAECNGSFCSRPNPQHKDGLSLNSVPIYQNILILTRNDSSPCFTASYRSVAVGCTCVWAKIIQN; translated from the exons ATAtgctgcaatgcattctgggcagTCTCCTGTGCCTCTGAGGCTGGCGATCCTCCTGTTCCATCTGGTTCTTCTGTGTGTGACTCCAAGTTGGTGTTCTCCTCAAaggactcctcctcctcctcctcctcaagaGGAAACAATGACATCAACCGCAGGTCTTTGTCTCCATGGAGCTGGAG aacaTCCACGGACAAGAACCGGATCCCATTAACCCTGTGGGAGGCTGAGTGCAACGGCAGCTTCTGTTCCCGTCCAAACCCCCAACACAAGGATGGACTGAGTCTGAACTCAGTCCCCATCTATCAGAACATACTGATCCTGACACGTAACGATTCAAGTCCATGCTTCACTGCCTCCTACCGCTCTGTGGCAGTTGGTTGTACCTGTGTCTGGGCTAAAATCATCCAGAACTGA